The proteins below come from a single Necator americanus strain Aroian chromosome V, whole genome shotgun sequence genomic window:
- a CDS encoding hypothetical protein (NECATOR_CHRV.G19558.T1), with translation MGCGPSTVLSDQEQQVIVATWKALRKNLFCQRGAGTAALPPPDSHSVAAIHGKIASRKGEWACSTALG, from the coding sequence ATGGGCTGTGGGCCCAGTACCGTACTGTCGGATCAGGAACAACAAGTAATAGTCGCGACGTGGAAGGCGCTACGGAAGAATCTTTTCTGTCAACGAGGAGCTGGGACCGCCGCATTGCCGCCACCCGATTCCCATTCCGTCGCTGCTATCCACGGGAAAATCGCTAGTAGAAAAGGTGAGTGGGCGTGTTCTACTGCATTGGGTTAG